AGGAACCATTGCCGAAATGCTTCAAAATTACTGGTTTATTATTGCTTCATGGCTTTTTGGAGGTTTGTACATTTTACTAGGCGCCAATTCATATTCAGAATTAGCTACTATGCTGCCAAAAGCTGGCGGATCTTACAATTACATTAAAAGAGCTTTGGGAGAATATGCCGGATTTCTTTCAGGCTGGTATGATTATATTACCAATGCGATTCCGCCTGCATTTTACTGTATCGTAATCAGCGAATACATTATTATTTTATTTCCTGCTCTTGCCAATTATTCAACGGTAATGGCGATTTCTTTATTGGCGGCGTTTGTGTTGTTACATTTAAGCGGTGTTAAAAACGGAAGTGTCATCCAGCAGATTACGAGTTTTTTAAAAGTAATTTGTTTTGTGGCTTTGGTTGTAGCTTGTTTCATGTATTCCGGTGTTCAAGTTCCTAAAATTGAAACTGACACTACTCTATTCCAAATTGGGCTTATATTTGGATTTTTTAAATCATTACAACTCATCATTGGAACGTATAATGGCTGGAATGCAGTTTGTTTTTTTGCTGAAGAAAATGAAAATCCAAGCAAAAACATTCCGAAATCTTTATTCAGCGGAGTACTGCTTGTCGTTGCTATTTACGTTTTAGTAAACGTAGCATTTTTTCATGTACTTCCTATTGAAACTATTGCAAAATCAAATCTTGCAGCGGCCGATGTTGCCAAGATTCTTTTCGGAGACAGTGGAGCCAAAATTGTGACAGTAATTTCAATCTTTTCGTTAATTAGTATTCTCAATGCTTTTATGATGATTCCGCCAAGAATTCTTTATGGATTAAGCCGTGACGGATTCTTCATAAAAAGCGGTACTCAGGTTAATAAAGGTGGAACACCAATCACCGCGCTTTTGGTTTCTTCATTTTTCAGTCTGTTTTTAATCTGCATTGGTTCTTTTGAGGTATTGTTTTCATTCGCTGCATTTATCTCGATTATTGTTTGGGGGCTGGCTTATTTTTCACTTTTAAAACTAAGAGCACAAGAACCAGATCTACCAAGACCTTATCGCTCTTTTTGGTATCCGTGGACGACTATAATTGCCATTATTGCATCAATTGGATTACTAGCAGGATTTATTTACAGCGATCCTAAAAGCTTTATAATTATCGTTGGGATTACGATTATTTCTTATCCTTTATTTTTGGTTTTAAGCAAAAATAAAAAAGTGTAAGACTGATAAATCTTCTTCTGAAAAAATAAATCTACATCGAATAGATTACGAAAAACGTCTCAATACTTGAGGCGTTTTTTGTTGCTGAATCATTCACTTTACACTTTTACAGCCTACAAAAAAACGCTTTTTTAAAACAAATTTTAAACAATTAAAAATCAGGTATTTATACGCTATTCCACTTCGACAATTTTAAGGAGATTTGTTTTAATTAAAGTAATTTCATACAAAATAAGATATTTATGTAAGAAAGTAAGTTTAATTATATTTTAAAAGATATTTCTTATAAATAAATATAATTATGGAAACAATAAAAAGAATTATAAAGGACAGAAGCCCACCTTTATATCATAAAAGAAACCTTAAAAAAATACCCATTTAAATCTTAAATCATATGAAAAAATTATACCTAATTATTCTATTTTGCGGTTATGGGATTACCTACGCCCAAACTCAAAATGACATTGAGATTATTAAATCTGAAACAGCTGTATCAGAACTACAGTCATTAAGTAAGCAATACAAAGCTGAATTTGACCGAAAAAAAGAAAGAGCCATAAGTCTGGCCAGAACCAACGGCTGGAGCATTACCATTATCAACAAAGACGGCACATTAAGCGAGTTGGTTGATGTAACGCCAGACGAAAAATCACCTGTGTATTTTACACCTGAAAATGCAGACGCTGCAAAATCTACTCGTACCAATTATTTAAATTCCGGCGGTGGTCTGGGGCTAAACCTCAATGGACAAAACATGACGGCTTATGTTTGGGATGGGGGTGCGACGCTGCCAACACATAACGAGTTTACTGGGAGAGTTTCTATTTTAGATGGTGTTACCACTATTAGCCCAAGTAGTAACAACAGCCAGCACGCTAATCATGTGACCGGTACTATCGTTGCCGCAGGTGTAATAGCACAGGCCAAAGGAATGGCTTATCAGGCAACAGCCAAAACCAACGATTGGAATAGTGATTTATCTGAAGCTTCATCTGCAGCTGCCAACGGGATGTTGATTTCTAATCATTCATACGGCTGGGCAACAAGAAGTTCTCCAGGAGGACCTGTATTGATTTCTCCTTGGCAGTTTGGGGCATATCAAACTATTGCCAGAGACTGGGACAATTTAATGTTTAATGCCCCTTATTACTTAATGGTTAAAGCGGCAGGAAATGATGGCAATGATAATACTGCCAATACAAGTCCAATAGGTGGTCTTGCGAGTTATGATAAACTTACAGGAGTGGCTACCAGTAAAAATAATCTGGTGATTGCCAATGCAAACGATGCTGTAATAAACAGTTCTGGAGCGCTAACCAGTGTAACAATCAATAGTTCGAGCAGTCAGGGACCAACTGACGATTTAAGAATAAAACCAGATCTTACTGGAAACGGAACTTCTCTTTATTCTAGCGCTACACTTACAAATCCAATAACGCCTTTAGCGAATAATAGTTACGGAAACGCAACAGGAACTTCAATGGCTTCTCCAAACGTAACAGGAACATTGCTTTTATTGCAGCAGCATTATAAAAACAAAACGGGAGGATTTATGCGCGCTGCCACTTTAAAAGGATTAGCACTGCATACCGCAGACGACGCCGGTACTCCTGGCCCTGACGCTATATTTGGATGGGGACTGCTGAATGCTAAATTCGCAGCCGAAACGATTACCAAAAAAGGAACATTAGCCATTATTGACGAAAACACTTTAAACAACGGAAGTTCGTACAGTTTCAGTGTCACTTCTGATGGTGTAAATCCGTTGATTGCTTCTATTTCATGGACAGATCCTGCTGGCGTAGCATATTCTGGAAGCACTCCAAATATTGCAACTGCCAAACTTGTAAATGATCTTGATATACGTGTTACAAATTCGTCAGGAACCGTTTTCCCATATAGATTAGTCACTGCCACTACCAATAATACAGGCGACAATACAAAAGATCCATATGAAAAAATTATCATCAACGGGGCTTCAGGAAATTATACTATAAATATTTCCCACAAAGGAACTTTGGTTAACAACCTGCAAAAATATTCTGTAATTGTTACCGGAATTACAGCTCCTCTAACCGATCTTTACATAAAAGACCGTCCTTTTGATACTGGAATCGAACCAAATCCAGATTCAGGACCTATGTGGATTAGCGATGATATCTGGGTAAGACAAAATCCAGATGCCGGACTTACTCACGAAAACCCTGAATACAAAGTAAGTTCTCCAAATGCCGTTTACATACGCGTTTACAATAAAGGAACTGCGCCAAATTCAGCAGCAAAAGTTAAATTGTATTTTGCGAAAGCATCTACTGGATTAACTTGGCCAACAAACTTCGTAAACTTCAGCGTAGGATCTGTATTGCATGGTGATTATATTGGAGAAGCTTACATTCCGGCAATTCCGGCAGGAAACAGCGCCATTGTAATGATTCCGTGGTATCCGCCAAACCCAGCAGATTTTACATACGATCAGCATCATTTTTGTTTAACTGCCAGAATTGAAGCTTTAGGCGATCCTATGTTCAATGAAGTAAACAATATTGGAATTGGTGCCAATGCAAAAAACAATAATAATATTGCGTGGAAGAACCTCAGCGTTTACAACTTAAATACGACTGATGTTGTTTTACCAACTGCGGTTTTCATAAGAGGAATACGATCAAAAGCAGTCAATATTAAATTCTTAGATAGAGGTTACAATGAGGAACTTAAAAATAATTTCTTTGAATTAGGAGGAACAATCGAAGCTACTCTTGATGAAAAATTATTTGAAAGAGCGCAAGCAAATGGAAGTTTAAGAAGCGTAAAAATTATCGATAAAAACAAAATCCTTATTACTTCGAGAGAAGCTGCAATTACTAATTTACCTATCGACAACGGCGAAACTTTTGGAATCACTTTTGATTTCAGGGTAGCTAAAGATTTCCCTGCTGAAGAACAAATTATTTTAGACGTAGTTCAAGAAGACCTGAAAGGCGAATTAGAAGGCGGCGAACGTTTTGCTCTTGTAAAAGCTGGAAAACCTCAACGCAGCACTGGAGATATCACGCTGAAAGAAGCAGAACAATCAAGAGTATTTACGATTTATCCTAACCCTACAAATGGCGTTTTCAAAATAAACATCAATAATGAGGAAAAAGGAACTTTAAAAATATCGAGTATCTATAACGGAACTGTTTTTGAAGAAAAAACCAACAAACAGAAAGAATTTAATGTCAATATTGCCAAACATCAGGCAGGTATTTACATTGTACAATTCTTCTCTGAAAATGGAACTGTAACGGCTAGAAAAATAATTAAAAACTAATTTCAGTGTTACCATTCTTTCATTTGAATCTGTAGAAAATATCTTTTTTGCCCTGCATTCAAATGGTTATTGAAAAGAAAATCCCAATACTAAAATAAGTATTGGGATTTTCTATATTTAGAAAACAAGTTCTTATTTCAAACCTGCTAAACTCTGCTCGATTGTAGCAATTTTTGCCAAAGCATCGGCTTGTTTTTGTTTTTCCATATTTAAAACTTTTTCCGGAGCTCCGTTTACGAATTTCTCGTTTGAAAGTTTTGCTTCAACAGATTTCAAGAATCCTTTGATGTAATCCAATTCATCTGTCAGTTTTTTAATTTCGGCTTCTACATCAATATTTCCAGTAATTGGAATGAAGTATTCATTTGATTTGACACGGAAAGATAAAGCGCCGTCAACCTTTTCAGAAACGTATTCAAAGGCGGTAATGTTTCCTAATTTCGTGATAACAGAATCAAAATAAGTCGAAACGTTTTCATTGTTAATCGCTTTTAATTCGATACTGTCTTTATTGGCAATATTTTTCTCTTTACGAATCGTTCTGATTCCAGAAATAACTTCAATTGAATTTTCAAAATCAGTAATTAATTTTGCATCAAACGGTTTTACTTCTGGCCAAGTTGAAACAATTAAAGCTTCATCAGCAGTTCTTTCTGTTATTAAATGCCAGATTTCTTCTGTAAGGAATGGCATAAACGGATGCAATAATTTCAAGTTATTTTCTAACATTTCAACCGCTTTCGCTAAAGTAACGCTGTCAATTGGCTGTTGGTAGGCTGGTTTGATCATTTCAAGGAACCAGTTACAGAAATCGTCCCAAACTAATTTGTAAATAGCCATTAACGAATCTGAAATTCTGTATTTTTCAAAATTATCTTCGATGTCAGCTAAAGTCTGCTGGAATTTAGCCTCGTACCATTCGATTGCTTTTTTCGAAGATTCTGGCTGTGCAATTTCTGCAGTTTCCCAACCTTTTATCAATTTTAAAGCGTTCCAGATTTTAGTTGAAAATGCTTTTCCTTGAACACATAATTCTTCGTCAAACATGATATCGTTTCCTGCTGAAGCACTTAAAAGCAATCCAACACGAACTCCATCGGCACTAAATTTATCAATTAAGTCCAAAGGATCAGGGGAATTTCCTAATGATTTAGACATTTTACGACCTTGTTTATCACGTACTAAACCTGTTAAATATACATTTTTAAAAGGTTTTTCGCCTGTATATTCATATCCTGCAATAATCATTCTCGCAACCCAGAAGAATAAAATATCTGGTCCGGTTACCAAATCATTTGTTGGATAGTAATACTTAAAATCAGCATTATCAGGATTTTTAATTCCGTCAAAAACTGACATTGGCCAAAGCCAAGCCGAAAACCATGTATCTAACGCGTCAACATCTTGTTTAAGATTGTCGATTGTTAATTGTGGGTTGCTGGTTTTTTCCTGTGCCAATTTTAAGGCATCTTCAATACTTTCTGCCACCACAAAATCTTCTTTTCCATCTCCGTAATAGTAAGCCGGAATTCTGTGTCCCCACCATAACTGACGAGAGATATTCCAATCACGAATGTTGTTTAACCAGTGTGCATACGTGTTTTCGAAACGTTTTGGATGTAATTTAATCTCATCTGATTCTAACACTGCTTTGATTGCTGGTTTCACCAATTCGTCCATTTTCAAAAACCATTGGTCAGATAATCTAGGTTCGATTACGGCTTTGGTTCTTTCAGATGTTCCTACTTTATTTAAGTGGATTTCGGTTTTAGCCAAAGCTCCAATTTCTTCTAATTCCTTTGCAATTTCAGTACGAACTACAAAACGATCTTTTCCTTGATAATGTAACCCGAAGCTGTTTAAAGAAGCATCTTCATTAAAAATATCAATGATTTCAAGATCGTGTTTTTCTCCTAATGTTTTATCGTTTACGTCGTGAGCCGGAGTAACTTTCAAACATCCAGTTCCGAATTCTACATCTACGTATTCATCTTCAATAATCGGAATTACTCTTCCGCAGATTGGTACGATTGCTTTTTTACCTTTTAAATGAGTAAAACGCTCGTCGTTTGGATTGATACAGATTGCAGTATCTCCAAAGATAGTTTCAGGACGTGTTGTGGCAATTGTTAAAAATTCCTCAGTTCCTTCAATTTTATACTTTAAGAAAAATAATTTCCCTTGTTGTTCTTCGTAAATAACTTCTTCATCAGATAAAGTCGTTTTTGCTTCAGGATCCCAGTTTACCATACGGTATCCTCTGTAAATTAATCCCTTATTGTATAAA
This is a stretch of genomic DNA from Flavobacterium endoglycinae. It encodes these proteins:
- a CDS encoding APC family permease, whose amino-acid sequence is MTDSKKNQLKKSLGLSFNIAVLIGGTIGVGILRTPGTIAEMLQNYWFIIASWLFGGLYILLGANSYSELATMLPKAGGSYNYIKRALGEYAGFLSGWYDYITNAIPPAFYCIVISEYIIILFPALANYSTVMAISLLAAFVLLHLSGVKNGSVIQQITSFLKVICFVALVVACFMYSGVQVPKIETDTTLFQIGLIFGFFKSLQLIIGTYNGWNAVCFFAEENENPSKNIPKSLFSGVLLVVAIYVLVNVAFFHVLPIETIAKSNLAAADVAKILFGDSGAKIVTVISIFSLISILNAFMMIPPRILYGLSRDGFFIKSGTQVNKGGTPITALLVSSFFSLFLICIGSFEVLFSFAAFISIIVWGLAYFSLLKLRAQEPDLPRPYRSFWYPWTTIIAIIASIGLLAGFIYSDPKSFIIIVGITIISYPLFLVLSKNKKV
- a CDS encoding S8 family serine peptidase, with product MKKLYLIILFCGYGITYAQTQNDIEIIKSETAVSELQSLSKQYKAEFDRKKERAISLARTNGWSITIINKDGTLSELVDVTPDEKSPVYFTPENADAAKSTRTNYLNSGGGLGLNLNGQNMTAYVWDGGATLPTHNEFTGRVSILDGVTTISPSSNNSQHANHVTGTIVAAGVIAQAKGMAYQATAKTNDWNSDLSEASSAAANGMLISNHSYGWATRSSPGGPVLISPWQFGAYQTIARDWDNLMFNAPYYLMVKAAGNDGNDNTANTSPIGGLASYDKLTGVATSKNNLVIANANDAVINSSGALTSVTINSSSSQGPTDDLRIKPDLTGNGTSLYSSATLTNPITPLANNSYGNATGTSMASPNVTGTLLLLQQHYKNKTGGFMRAATLKGLALHTADDAGTPGPDAIFGWGLLNAKFAAETITKKGTLAIIDENTLNNGSSYSFSVTSDGVNPLIASISWTDPAGVAYSGSTPNIATAKLVNDLDIRVTNSSGTVFPYRLVTATTNNTGDNTKDPYEKIIINGASGNYTINISHKGTLVNNLQKYSVIVTGITAPLTDLYIKDRPFDTGIEPNPDSGPMWISDDIWVRQNPDAGLTHENPEYKVSSPNAVYIRVYNKGTAPNSAAKVKLYFAKASTGLTWPTNFVNFSVGSVLHGDYIGEAYIPAIPAGNSAIVMIPWYPPNPADFTYDQHHFCLTARIEALGDPMFNEVNNIGIGANAKNNNNIAWKNLSVYNLNTTDVVLPTAVFIRGIRSKAVNIKFLDRGYNEELKNNFFELGGTIEATLDEKLFERAQANGSLRSVKIIDKNKILITSREAAITNLPIDNGETFGITFDFRVAKDFPAEEQIILDVVQEDLKGELEGGERFALVKAGKPQRSTGDITLKEAEQSRVFTIYPNPTNGVFKININNEEKGTLKISSIYNGTVFEEKTNKQKEFNVNIAKHQAGIYIVQFFSENGTVTARKIIKN
- a CDS encoding valine--tRNA ligase, producing MTIPAQFDAKAIENKWYDYWMKNNYFHSEPDHRTPYTIVIPPPNVTGVLHMGHMLNNTIQDVLIRRARLKGFNACWVPGTDHASIATEAKVVAKLKSEGINKNDLSREEFLEHAWDWTHKYGGTILEQLKKLGASCDWERTKFTMDPDMSAAVIHSFVDLYNKGLIYRGYRMVNWDPEAKTTLSDEEVIYEEQQGKLFFLKYKIEGTEEFLTIATTRPETIFGDTAICINPNDERFTHLKGKKAIVPICGRVIPIIEDEYVDVEFGTGCLKVTPAHDVNDKTLGEKHDLEIIDIFNEDASLNSFGLHYQGKDRFVVRTEIAKELEEIGALAKTEIHLNKVGTSERTKAVIEPRLSDQWFLKMDELVKPAIKAVLESDEIKLHPKRFENTYAHWLNNIRDWNISRQLWWGHRIPAYYYGDGKEDFVVAESIEDALKLAQEKTSNPQLTIDNLKQDVDALDTWFSAWLWPMSVFDGIKNPDNADFKYYYPTNDLVTGPDILFFWVARMIIAGYEYTGEKPFKNVYLTGLVRDKQGRKMSKSLGNSPDPLDLIDKFSADGVRVGLLLSASAGNDIMFDEELCVQGKAFSTKIWNALKLIKGWETAEIAQPESSKKAIEWYEAKFQQTLADIEDNFEKYRISDSLMAIYKLVWDDFCNWFLEMIKPAYQQPIDSVTLAKAVEMLENNLKLLHPFMPFLTEEIWHLITERTADEALIVSTWPEVKPFDAKLITDFENSIEVISGIRTIRKEKNIANKDSIELKAINNENVSTYFDSVITKLGNITAFEYVSEKVDGALSFRVKSNEYFIPITGNIDVEAEIKKLTDELDYIKGFLKSVEAKLSNEKFVNGAPEKVLNMEKQKQADALAKIATIEQSLAGLK